GAATCCTTCAGTATCATGTATTAGGGTATTAATACTGGACGTGTAAAGCTGAATAAATAAGGTATTTTAACGCTTCACTGAACCAATCCTTGTTGATGGTTATGGTTAGCCACTGTCTCGCACGTGCCAACCTCTACACCTGGCTCACACGCTTGATGGCTAACCATAACCATCAACAAGCTTGTGACTTTGTCATACGGGAAATGAAGATTCCTCTAGAGGGATCAAGTTTGAAGATGATATAACAATTCGTCGTCTGTTGTCCAGCCAGTTCCTGCGTCCAACCAGCTTTCATTTGCACGGTGCGATGACTTCTGGGGTTATTCTAAATAGATCTTTATGTAAGTGTTTCGTACTTGATTACATATGCTTTAAGTATCTCATTTTTATGGTTGGAAGCAAATTGCTTCATAAAACCCAAATAAATATATATCCACTGTTGGAATGAACAAGAACATAATTGTATTTCTTTTTTTCACACTGTCAATAGAAATTCTCATCAAACAAAGTGTACAAAGCATTTTTGAAAAGATCATTAAAACTAGAAATAGCTTAGAGGGTTGGAGCCCTCTCAGCAGTTCCAGCGATGACGGTAAGCAAATTGTTGCCAAAAGGATCACTGAGATGCTTTGAAAGGTTCTCAACAGGACCTTCTCCTGTAACATAAGCTTGGATGAAGAAACCGAGCATCGCAAACATGGCTAATCTCCCGTTCTTGATCTCTTTAACCTTGAGAAGAGCACCTTGTTCGGGGTCCTTAGCAAGTCCCAAGGGATCAAATGGACCTCCTGGGTGTAGCTTGTCCTCAAAATCCTGCCCATTGTTTATGAATTCCAAGCTTAAGTCTTTTTTTTTTTTCTAAATGCACAACTTAAATATGTAATGCTAAAACATAGAGCGCAATGTACCAATCCGTTGGTGATTCTGTAGTACTCAGCTCCACCGAGGAGAACAACCTCAGCAACTACAGCCAGAACAAGGTTGATTGGGATGTTCTTGCCAAAGTAGTTTAATGTGTTTCCATCAAGAAGCAGTGCACCAGTCTGCATTAATAATATATATTCCAATAAGATCCATCACATGACAGATTAGAATATAAAGTAAGTCGCCAAAACAAAAACCTTGAACCAGACGGCTTCAGGGCCACAGTTAGCGCCGTATTTGTTAAAGGCTTCAGGGATGATGAAACCAGCAGCTCCCAACATAGCCCATCTGGCGTGGATCAGTTCAAAGGCTTGGTATCTGGCGACCACATTCATTAGTTTTAGTGACATTGTTCAAATAATGAAAGAGAGTTAGAGCAGAGAATCGGCTTACTTAGCAAAGTTCTCAGGCTTCTTTCCGAGTCCAAAAGGGTCATATCCATAGCTGCAATTCAGATTACAGACCAGTGGAAGCCTTAGTGACGAAGCCAAAGTAAGCATACAAAAGGAGACAAGAAGAAGAAGTGTCTTACTCTCCCGCAACTTCACCATTTAAGTACTCTGGGATCTCTGATCTGTCCAAAAGACCATCAGGCAAGAAGATTCTCCTGTCAGGACCTGAAAAACAAGAGTCATAATCAGAGTGAAATAACGATAGAAAATAGAGATACACAGTAATATTGAAAGGGAAGCAGAAGGCAGTAGGAACGTACCATACCACTTGGCGAGCTCGTCGTTGGCAGCAGAGACGGTCTTGGCCTTAGGAGGAGGAGCTGGCTTCTTCTTGGAGAACAAAGCAACTGTCTTGAACGTGGCTGGGTTCGATGCCAATGGGGCAGATGATCTCGACACGGCCCTGAAGTTAAGGGGCGTACCAAGCATTTCCGACACACCCAAAGACGCCATCTTTTTTTTTTTAGCCAAAAGGTTAAAGCTTTTACTCTGTTTCAAGACTAAGAAATGCTAAGTTGAAAAGATGGAAGAGATGAAAGTGGG
This genomic interval from Brassica oleracea var. oleracea cultivar TO1000 chromosome C2, BOL, whole genome shotgun sequence contains the following:
- the LOC106327529 gene encoding chlorophyll a-b binding protein CP26, chloroplastic-like; amino-acid sequence: MASLGVSEMLGTPLNFRAVSRSSAPLASNPATFKTVALFSKKKPAPPPKAKTVSAANDELAKWYGPDRRIFLPDGLLDRSEIPEYLNGEVAGDYGYDPFGLGKKPENFAKYQAFELIHARWAMLGAAGFIIPEAFNKYGANCGPEAVWFKTGALLLDGNTLNYFGKNIPINLVLAVVAEVVLLGGAEYYRITNGLDFEDKLHPGGPFDPLGLAKDPEQGALLKVKEIKNGRLAMFAMLGFFIQAYVTGEGPVENLSKHLSDPFGNNLLTVIAGTAERAPTL